The proteins below are encoded in one region of Castor canadensis chromosome 6, mCasCan1.hap1v2, whole genome shotgun sequence:
- the LOC109693599 gene encoding sperm motility kinase 2B-like, translated as MERKVKNSFFGENIVTKHYTILHTLGQGGFGEVKLAQHRVTGAQVAIKIVSKGEQSFTSISSEVAIMKSIEHPNIVRLFHVIESKKSVYMVMEFASGGDLHDYVLEKGQVEEGEARKLFYQITCALSYCHSKGIVHHDLKPENILVDGSGSVKLSDFGLSAIVQAGEKLLMFCGTDVFWAPELFDGKAYEGPPVDVWSLGMTLYYILTGSLPFSEDTTCELEQQIRHLTFQFPACLSAEVQQLTHYILTADPRGRPTVADIIQHPWLKADQEQRQEIPPTQSYRNVLGTMRGLGYHSQEIRDSLMKKSYNHIMATFLLLQHQTPQGDSSSRQEEEVKDCDDPPCLPLTDPVNSFQRRLSATALHSVIKSVAPEHQKGGDRQKGRRPASWPAVATCRGPTKARNIRASHCGIQDARHDTSDGQKGERGSVSSGLPPRPPTLGAESPITSGQPQSGTIRPTQGDDDHGGTTTFRKKWRRAARGLAKFVRGLCCCCVLVSKRKSQLHAFGETGQGSNDSEKTDGLSTSRPTQDPSRDSSREPRKEAEYRWWTPGPEGAQMLPGCASDKAPRNCPPDSCTSSQCQTPENPNILRQRAVTHPLARSEV; from the exons ATGGAGCGGAAGGTGAAGAACAGCTTTTTTGGTGAGAACATCGTCACCAAGCATTACACAATTCTGCACACCCTTGGCCAAGGCGGGTTTGGTGAGGTAAAACTGGCCCAGCACAGAGTTACAGGAGCCCAGGTGGCCATCAAAATTGTTTCCAAAGGGGAGCAGAGCTTCACCTCCATATCCTCGGAGGTGGCTATAATGAAGTCTATAGAGCACCCAAACATCGTGCGTTTATTTCATGTGATCGAATCAAAAAAATCGGTGTATATGGTGATGGAGTTTGCCTCTGGGGGAGACCTCCATGACTACGTCTTGGAGAAAGGCcaggtggaggagggggaggctCGCAAATTGTTCTATCAGATCACCTGTGCACTGAGCTACTGTCACAGCAAGGGCATTGTGCATCACGACCTCAAGCCAGAGAATATCTTGGTGGATGGCAGTGGCTCAGTGAAACTCAGTGACTTTGGCCTCAGTGCCATTGTCCAAGCCGGGGAAAAATTGCTCATGTTTTGTGGCACTGATGTTTTCTGGGCGCCTGAACTTTTTGATGGGAAGGCCTACGAGGGGCCTCCCGTGGACGTGTGGAGTCTAGGAATGACTTTATATTACATCCTGACGGGCTCGCTCCCCTTTAGCGAAGACACCACCTGTGAGCTGGAGCAGCAGATCAGGCATCTGACGTTCCAGTTTCCAGCATGCCTGTCTGCAGAGGTGCAACAACTGACCCACTACATCCTGACTGCCGACCCCAGAGGGAGGCCCACTGTGGCTGATATCATCCAGCACCCCTGGTTAAAGGCAGACCAAGAACAGAGGCAGGAGATACCCCCCACCCAATCCTATCGCAACGTCTTGGGAACGATGCGTGGACTGGGGTATCATTCCCAGGAGATCAGGGACTCGCTAATGAAAAAGTCCTACAATCATATTATGGctaccttcctcctcctccagcatcAGACACCACAGGGGGACAGTTCCAGCAGACAAGAGGAAGAGGTCAAGGACTGTGACGATCCTCCTTGCCTGCCCCTGACAGACCCTGTCAACTCCTTCCAGAGGCGACTCAGTGCAACTGCCCTTCACTCCGTCATCAAATCGGTAGCCCCGGAACACCAAAAAGGTGGCGATAGGCAGAAGGGCCGCAGACCAGCCTCGTGGCCTGCTGTAGCCACCTGCAGGGGACCCACGAAGGCCAGAAACATCAGAGCCTCCCACTGCGGCATTCAGGATGCCCGGCATGATACCAGCGATGGTCAGAAGGGAGAGCGAGGCAGCGTGTCCAGTGGgctgcccccccgcccccccaccctgGGCGCAGAAAGTCCCATCACCAGTGGGCAACCCCAGAGTGGCACGATCAGGCCCACTCAGGGAGATGATGACCATGGAGGGACCACGACCTTCAGGAAGAAGTGGAGGAGAGCTGCCCGTGGCCTTGCCAAATTCGTCAGGGGCCTCTGTTGTTGTTGTGTGCTGGTCAGCAAGAGAAAAAGTCAACTTCATGCTTTTGGAGAGACGGGCCAAGGGTCAA ATGACTCTGAGAAAACCGATGGCCTTTCAACATCTCGGCCAACTCAAGATCCAAGCAGGGACTCGTCCAGGGAGCCCAGGAAGGAGGCTGAGTACAGGTGGTGGACGCCAGGGCCGGAGGGC